From a region of the Mytilus galloprovincialis chromosome 3, xbMytGall1.hap1.1, whole genome shotgun sequence genome:
- the LOC143067447 gene encoding neutral cholesterol ester hydrolase 1-like — MKRWVIAPIILFSVAYYAYIPLPEDAIEPYKQHIPALTLKIVDDVGRLAELLGFSRLNATRAVTDMSLMAGKYLHPKIEGIQAEEGTFDGIGVRIFKPTTPSKELRPGVVYIHGGGWTLLSVDGYDRFTRALAKKTQAIVISVDYRLAPEHIFPAAFDDCVKATKYFMKNAAAFGVDSSKIGIAGDSAGGNLAMAVSLYFGKENITPKLNFQGLIYPILQAMDYNLSSYREFDLSMRNTYTPVTKTTMIHYYNLYGFGGDQYVEYFKENTHTTRETKKKYRKLVDPSHLTWKYQMIPDDDSSKENIEIANKVANVILNPYFAPLMATDEELKLLPKTYLITAEYDGLRDEGMILGHRLRRINHPLNYKHWDGVEHGFMIYSFYDSYKAGLEHLSSYIKEVSV, encoded by the exons ATGAAGCGATGGGTAATTGCACCCATCATACTATTTTCCGTGGCGTATTACGCTTACATTCCACTCCCGGAAGATGCCATTGAACCATATAAACAACACATTCCTGCATTAACGCTTAAAATTGTCGACGATGTT gGACGTCTTGCTGAATTGCTTGGATTTTCACGCTTAAATGCAACTCGTGCAGTAACGGATATGTCTCTGATGGCTGGAAAATATCTACATCCTAAAATAGAAGGCATTCAG GCAGAAGAAGGTACATTTGATGGCATTGGCGTTAGAATATTCAAACCAACAACACCGTCAAAAGAATTACGACCCGGTGTTGTGTACATACATGGAGGTGGCTGGACATTGTTAAGCGTCG acggATACGATAGATTTACCAGAGCTCTTGCTAAAAAGACCCAAGCTATAGTTATTTCAGTAGA CTACAGGCTTGCACCAGAACATATATTCCCAGCAGCGTTTGATGATTGTGTGAAAGCAaccaaatattttatgaaaaatgcaGCTGCATTTGGTGTTGATTCCTCAAAAATTGGCATTGCAG GCGATAGTGCTGGTGGAAATTTGGCAATGGCAGTTTCCCTTTATTTTGGGAAAGAAAACATTACACCGAAGTTAAATTTCCAAGGTCTCATTTACCCTATATTACAAGCTATGGATTACAACTTATCGTCGTACAGGGAGTTTGATTTGTCTATGAGAAATACCTATACACCTGTTACTAAGACTACAATGATACATTACTATAATCTGTATGGTTTTGGCGGGGATCAGTACGTGGAATACTTTAAAGAAAACACTCATACAACACGTGAAACGAAGAAGAAATACCGAAAATTGGTCGATCCAAGCCACCTAACGTGGAAGTACCAAATGATACCAGACGATGATAGCTCAAAGGAAAATATAGAAATTGCAAACAAAGTTGCCAATGTTATACTTAATCCTTATTTCGCACCTTTAATGGCAACAGACGAAGAGCTAAAGCTTCTTCCCAAAACTTACCTTATAACAGCAGAATATGACGGTTTACGGGACGAAGGAATGATTTTGGGACATCGCCTACGACGAATAAATCATCCTTTAAACTATAAACATTGGGATGGAGTAGAACATGGATTtatgatttattcattttatgaTTCATACAAAGCTGGATTAGAACATTTATCTTCATACATTAAAGAAGTTAGTGTATAA
- the LOC143066234 gene encoding uncharacterized protein LOC143066234 — MFVKTILEYISMWIIVTVTIMMAEAKHIDLQHEGRRQDMDTVIQSQFGLNWMDKEEILSEADYYKYFTESDFNPRKRRSAFNLRPGKPSSSHSCCHVREVPKDLRSKNFMKPNGLDQFYQKYTEAYGIPVIGSDQVSDNALRRACYVVRFMFADNKNVRTSYYKRYGRVAVIGASEGTTDIPEHSWLPKRLNERTRGLGATDYAPVCTAGEENASCFCKDKYFLEDIFVHEVAHGAHFLGAKYAIDGWSTKLINQFEDAQRTGLWNDTYAMNSSAEYFAEGVQSYFNVNTHLDKADGVHGPISNRKRLEEYDPVLYDLIHEVFPCKNRFLKRCESTRGKELEQELKMNCKKRSDEAISNYSLSDVDFEDNSLRVGDRISCIGVKFTYSGNIYVQLLHLKHYNRESYLYGHL, encoded by the exons ATGTTTGTTAAAACAATACTAGAGTACATCTCGATGTGGATTATAGTTACCGTAACGATTATGATGGCTGAAGCAAAACATATAGATCTACAACATGAAG GAAGGCGACAAGATATGGACACTGTAATACAATCCCAATTTGGACTAAATTGGATGGATAAGGAGGAAATACTATCAGAGGCcgattattacaaatattttactgaatccG ACTTTAATCCTAGAAAAAGACGGTCAGCATTTAATCTGCGACCAGGGAAACCATCGTCATCACATAGCTGTTGCCATGTTAGGGAGGTCCCGAAAGATTTACGCAGCAAAAACTTTATGAAACCAAATGGTCTGGATCAATTCTACCAGAAATATACGGAAGCGTATGGTATTCCTGTCATAG GATCTGATCAAGTGTCAGATAATGCATTAAGACGAGCTTGTTACGTGGTGAGATTTATGTTTGCTGATAACAAAAATGTTCGAACGTCTTACTACAAACGTTATGGACGAGTGGCTGTAATTGGAGCTTCGGAGGGGACGACAGATATTCCAGAACACAGTTGGCTTCCAAAACGATTGAATGAGAGAACACGTGGTCTAGGAGCAACTGATTATGCACCGGTGTGTACTGCAGGAGAAGAAAATGCTTCATGTTTTTGCAAAGATAAATACTTTCTTGAAGATATATTTGTCCATGAAGTTGCTCATGGAGCTCATTTTCTGGGTGCAAAATACGCTATTGATGGTTGGAGTACAAAACTTATCAATCAGTTTGAAGATGCACAGAGAACTGGTCTTTGGAACGACACATATGCAATGAATTCATCGGCTGAATATTTT GCTGAAGGAGTACAAAGTTATTTCAATGTAAATACTCATTTGGATAAGGCTGATGGAGTTCATGGTCCTATTAGCAACCGAAAAAGACTGGAAGAATATGATCCCGTTTTATATGATTTAATTCATGAAGTTTTTCCATGTAAAAACAGGTTTCTCAAACGATGTGAATCAACGAGAG GTAAAGAGCTGGAGCAGGAGCTTAAGATGAATTGTAAAAAGAGATCAGACGAAGCTATCTCCAACTACAGCCTGTCAGATGTCGATTTTGAGGATAATAGTTTGCGGGTAGGAGATCGCATCAGCTGTATTGGAGTTAAGTTTACTTATTCAGGAAATATTTATGTACAACTCTTGCATCTCAAACATTATAATAGAGAATCATATTTATATggacatttatga